From the Camelus bactrianus isolate YW-2024 breed Bactrian camel chromosome 4, ASM4877302v1, whole genome shotgun sequence genome, the window CTGAAGGAACACGGTGCTAGATTGAAACTCGGACatttaggaaggaaggaagagcacCAAAAATGGTAAATATCTGAGACATTTaaaaggacaaatttttactcttaaTGTCTTAAGAATAAATATGAGTGTTTCAAATGGGAATGACGACACTGTAGTCTGGGTTGCGTAATGTACAGAGATGTAGCACAAATGACAACTGTAGGATAGGGAGGCGGTAAATGGACATATGTGACTGCAAGGTTCTTACATCATCCATGAAATGGTATAACATGAACTCAAGTAAGACGTGAAAAGTTCAGAATGCATGAGCTCATCCCTAGAACCACCACTAAAAACATGCAAAGAAGTGTCGCTAAAATGCCAACAGGCAAAGGCAAACAGAATTCTGCGACACCGTTTTTGTAAAGTTATAGAAAAGGCAAAACGAATCTATGGTGATAAAAAGTCAGACCAGTGGCTGTCTCTGGGGGCTAGGAGCAGGAATTGACTGGAAAGGGAACTTTCGGGGGTGATGATACTGATGCTCTGTATTTCAGTTGAGTTTGTGGTACACAGGAGTATGCACTTGTCGAACTCACCAAATGGTACTTTTCAGATCTGTGCGGTGAATTTACATTCACTTTGTGCAAATTTTATccggaaaaaaaagaagaactctAAATAAATATTGAACTCGAGTTCACAGTATGTATGCTGAAGTATTTCAAGTACACAGAAACCTGTAACTTGTTCTGAAATGCAGACAAAACTTAGATGAGttgatggagggagggagggatggagatgTGCTCAGGTAGATGGATGACACGTGTGAGTGGAAGAATCGTAGCGCGTAGCAAAATGTTAGTGGTACCACCTGGGTGATAGATATGTGAATATTTGCCGTACAATTCCTTAAAATTTGTGTATGTCttaactttttcaaaataaaatgttgagaaagacagattaaattttttttaatctttaaagatttttaaatcttttaaaaagatttgcaTGATCTTTATGGGAAAAATTATGAGGTTCtattgaaagacattaaagaaggCCTAAGTAAATGTGCTCATGGTTTGGGATATCCAATATTAAAAAGATGCCAGACATCTTCAACACGATTctgatttttaaggaaaaaaaaaaaaaaaacccagaaacctCCTTTGCGCAATTTGTAAGAGTTTTAAAGTTAGATGGAAATGCAACAGGCTGAGGGCAGTCAAGATACTCTTGATAAAGCAGGTGGGAGGCCTTGCCCGATCAGATACCAAGATTTATTTACAAATCTAGAGTAACTAAGATGGTGTGTTATTGTCATAAGGATAGAGAAATAGACCAAATGGAACACAGACTAGAGAGCCCAAAATAAACCCAGGCACATGGGGACACTGGTTCTCTGCGACCGAAGATATTACAAGTCAGCAAGGGGAAGAACTTTTCAATAAGtttccaaatacattttcagtaaatggtgctcAGATAATGGCTgtccagaggaagaaaaatgaaattggtcCCTTACATTAAAACCACACACAAGTCAATTCCagtagattaaagacctaagtgtGAGGCAAAAGCCTAAAGCTTTTGGAGGATAACATAGGAGGCTGTCTGCATGATTTCAAAGGAGGGGATGACTTCCTAAATTTACCTGCATCAAAAGAGTCAAAATGGCAGCATAAAAACTGgaaggtgtttttatttttaacatgtatCTAATAAAAGTACTAGCATCCAAAATATGTAGCAGACTCCCACAAATCAACAAGAAAACGACAAACAATTGAAAGCAACAAGTTGCCAACACCAGCAAACCAAAGCAAGGCAGTGAATTCAGGTTGGGCCTCTCCAGTTGCCCTATGACTTGGGAAACTAGGCTTTGAAGGGGCCCTTAAATTCGAATGTGAACGTGACTTGAGAGCCTCTGGGCATAAGGCACTGAGGTAGGTACTGATGGATAGAAAGATGAACAAGTGTTGGCCTCTGCCCTCAGGAGCTCACGCGATAATGAGCAAGACGGGTGGGTAATTCAGGCAGAATGGCGGACTCAGCCAAAGGGGTACACCTAGTGCCTTAGGGAAACGCAGAGGGAGGGGCAATGCACTTCCACCGCAGGAAGAAGAGACACAAAGAAAGCTTCACGGGAAGGTGACCTTGTCGGACCTTTAAGGATGGGTATAGTGTTTACATAGAACGCAGGACAAGAGGGGAATGAAAACTCAGAGCTGAGTTGGTTTGACCAGTGGTGGGAGCCACGCCAAAAGAGCAAACGGAGGGAGATGGACTCAGCCACTTCGTCAAGTCTTCGGCCAGTACCTTCTCCAAGAGGGACGACCCCCGACACGCGCCGCAGCCTGGCGCCTGGGCGCGCGGCAGAACGAGCTCACCGGTTCCGAATCTCTGCGTGATTCTTGGGCACCGCCACGTACCGCAGCTTCCGCAGGTAAGGCGGCCTCCGCAGCATCCGCTCGTCCCACAGGTACTCCGGGGACAGCACCTTGCTGGGCTTGTGGTAGAGCAGGTACCTGTTCAGGTGGCTCTCATCGTGCCACACGGCCTCGAGGCCACGGGCCCAGTCGGCCATCATCGCCTGGTGGCAGGCCGCCGTGAGCCGGTGGACTTCAAGGACCGACCCCCCAAAAAATGCCCCTGCATAGTAAAAATCACCCTCATCCCTCGGAATATAAGCCTGAGACAACGCGCGGCGTTCGTAGGTGAAGGACCCGCGATCTGCTGCGTAGAAACCAGGGTGGAGGGTCCCGAAGAGCGGGGCCAGGATCTCCACGCCCACGCGGTCGCTGAACTTCATGTCCACGTCCGCGCACACGAGGTAGTCGACCTCGTGGAGGAAGCGCTGCCGAGAGAAGTTGCTGATCATCTCCATGCGGTGCATGCATACGTCCTGCCAGCGCCTGTAGTTTCGGACCTCGAGGACCaccacctgcctcccctgccGCAGTGGGACCTGGGGCACATCCGCCGGCCGGTCAGTGAAGACGTAGTAGTTGACCTTGTGTCCCACCATGAAATACTTCTCCGCCGTCTCCAGGAACAGCTTCAGGAAGACCGTGTATCTGAAACCAGTAAGCACCCCAGAACGAGAGGCAGTTACTTAGGACCAAAGCAGCGGCAAAAGAACAGGCGTAGTTTATAAAGCCTTAGCCACaccttgaggacattacgctaagtgaaacaagccaatcACAAAAAGGCAGGTActatgtgattccacttacacgaaGTGCCTAGAATAGGcacattcatagagacagaaagtaggatggccGTTGCCagagactgggggagggggaggagggagctaTTGCTTAGTGGGCACAGAGATTCAGTTTCACAAGATGAGAACAGTTCTGGcgatggacagtggtgatggctgtacaacAACGTGAATACCCAACACTACTGAATAGTATACTTAAAAATAGGCAAGATGGTTGATTTtgttatgtgcattttaccacaattaaaaatcaaaaaataaaaataaaaattattgccaTTCCACTAGCTAAAGACAATGTACCCTGACTGGATAGTAAGAGGAGAGATTCAGATTGCTTGGGGTTGAGCAAATATTCTCAACCATAAGACATTTTATTAATCAACAAGGTTGGCAATGGTTCAAAGGACAGATAATACCCATATGATGGATATCTCCCAGCTCAGGATGCTCCAGAGActtcttgtctttaaaaaaaaaaaagcaatccatGACCCTCAGTGGTCTACCAGGTCCTACGAGACCTGCCCTGACCTtgtctccttcctgtctctcctccttcctctgttcTGGGCACGGTGGCTCCTGGAATTCCCTGGTGTTTAGTAAAGATcttttgaacaaatgaataagtgaataattCAATATGGTTGAGGATAAGAGGAGACAAATACACTCATATGCCACTAATGaaaatatcaatttttttaatccttccagagggcatatgaaaaaatatatcaagATTTTAAATGTGGATATCCTTCCCccaattccacttccaggaatCTACCCAACAGACCTACTCACAAGCATCTACAAAGATTCAGGTATAAAACTTTTTGGCAAATCATGTCATCAAATGCTGGTAAGCATGTCGAGCAGCCAGAATTTCTGTGTGTTGTGGGTGGGGGCATAAAATGCTACAATCAATTTGGAGAAGTGCCTggaattttttacaaaactaaacacacatGTAACCTAGGAATGAACAGTTCTGCTCCTAGATGTTCAGTTAAACCCAGTGTCCACAAAGGATTTACCCAATGACGTTAATACTAACTCATAATAGACAAAACCTGGAAACACCCCAGGTGTCCATCCAAAGGAGTATTAATAAACCAACTATAATAAATACATGTGATTAAATACTGCTCACCAGCAAAGAGGAAAGAGCTACTGATCCATTCAAAatcatggataaatctcaaaataattattcttagTTGGAAAAGGCAACAAAAAAGAGCACATACTTTATAATTGCAGTAGGCAAAAATAATCTTATAGCAGAAATAAATCAGAACAGGCGTTGCCAGTGAGAAAGCAGCAGTGGATGTTGACTGGGAAGGGGCACGAGGGAACTTTCGGGGATGATGGCAATGCTATATGAGTAGAAAAGGATTTTGGTTACACAGTTACGTGTATTTGTCAACATTCAGCAAAAACGCAATGACAGTACGTTCATTTCATTGTGTGTGCATTTTACCTAGAAGAGAGAAAATCTGTAAACACACAGTGAACTCTAGTTAGCGATATGCACAGAGATGGGGCAAGGGATTGTTGATGTTCAAAACTGAATTGCACTTGTATCAAGGGCAATATGGACTGCTGGGTGGACCAAAGGATGAACAGATGAATAGATTAGTGATAAATCATGCACAATACAATATTTATTGTGAAGTCTATGGGACTTATAAGACACCACAGAAAGAAATAATATACTCATTATGAGAatcccagaaaaagagaaagaaaaagggacagaaaatatatttaaactaatAATTACTGAAAACTACCCAAATGACAGAATGGACATCCAGGTTCATGATGCCCAAAGGACACCAAAAAGGTTGAACCTGAAAAGCGCTACCCCGAGTCACATTATCATTACATTGTCAAAAGTCAAACACACAGAGtcaattttgaaagcagcaagagaaaagtgaGTCATCACAAACCAGGGAACCACCATACCTATGGGCAGacttcttaaaagaaattttgtgggCCAAGAGAGagtgggatgatatattcaaaaaattgaaagaaaaaactcTCAGCCAAGAATATTACACAGCAAAATtctccttcaggaatgaagggaagataaagactttcccaaataaacaaaagctgagggaattcATCACCACTGGCCCTGCCTTATGAGAAATGCTGGAGCACTCCATTCCTTAAGCAGAAAGCAAAGGATGTTAATTGATACCATAAAAACATATTAATATATAAGTAAATTCACTGGTAATAGTAAATATATAAAGTTAGGTTCCATAATATTGTAACAGTGGTATGTATTTCACTTACAATTCTAGtttaaaagctgaaaaacaaatgtattaaaaataaccataacTACAATACGTTTAATGTATACACAATACaacaatatataaattatataaccTAAAATGTGAGAGagggagaaattaaaatatacagtttATGTACACCATCAAAGTTAGACTGCTCTCCGCTTAAAATAGGCAGGTATAAatataagatgttttatgtaagctCATAGTAATGGCAAAGGAAAAACCTGTATTAGAGACTCAGAATACTCTGATAAAGCAGACAAAACCACTACTACAAAAAGTTATAAAGCCTCAGAAGACAGCCAGAGAACAAAGCAAGCCACAAGGGTCTGCAAAACAGTCAGAAGACAAT encodes:
- the ABO gene encoding histo-blood group ABO system transferase isoform X1, coding for MNPRDFWGGSSKSWLCLVLLLAACLGFYSNIFNLIPRWEQREESQSPEAHHLQDQPDSLPLSQDKHTVVLHRLLLEKTEVSEGDCHMDTCKIPEVPRLVYPKAQVLQPTRTDVLVMTPWFAPIVWDGTFDSAILDAQFRNITIGMTIFAIKKYTVFLKLFLETAEKYFMVGHKVNYYVFTDRPADVPQVPLRQGRQVVVLEVRNYRRWQDVCMHRMEMISNFSRQRFLHEVDYLVCADVDMKFSDRVGVEILAPLFGTLHPGFYAADRGSFTYERRALSQAYIPRDEGDFYYAGAFFGGSVLEVHRLTAACHQAMMADWARGLEAVWHDESHLNRYLLYHKPSKVLSPEYLWDERMLRRPPYLRKLRYVAVPKNHAEIRNR
- the ABO gene encoding histo-blood group ABO system transferase isoform X2, whose translation is MSALPCRVRTPLHPLFCPPSNIFNLIPRWEQREESQSPEAHHLQDQPDSLPLSQDKHTVVLHRLLLEKTEVSEGDCHMDTCKIPEVPRLVYPKAQVLQPTRTDVLVMTPWFAPIVWDGTFDSAILDAQFRNITIGMTIFAIKKYTVFLKLFLETAEKYFMVGHKVNYYVFTDRPADVPQVPLRQGRQVVVLEVRNYRRWQDVCMHRMEMISNFSRQRFLHEVDYLVCADVDMKFSDRVGVEILAPLFGTLHPGFYAADRGSFTYERRALSQAYIPRDEGDFYYAGAFFGGSVLEVHRLTAACHQAMMADWARGLEAVWHDESHLNRYLLYHKPSKVLSPEYLWDERMLRRPPYLRKLRYVAVPKNHAEIRNR